In 'Nostoc azollae' 0708, the following are encoded in one genomic region:
- a CDS encoding nickel-dependent hydrogenase large subunit — MPIQTLDISPVGRVEGDLDVRVEIENGYVTNAWTHAELFRGFEIILRGKDPQAGLIVTPRICGICGGSHLSSASWALDTAWGTEIPRNAILARNLGQIVETIQSIPRYFYGLFAIDLTNKNYRRSHFYDEACRRFAAFTGTSYEIGLTISAKPVEIYALLGGQWPHSSYMVPGGVMCAPTLTDITRAWAILEYFRTNWLEPVWLGCSLERYEEIQSYEEFQKWLNADVKHRESDLGLYWRMGLDIGLDRYGAGVGKYVTWGYIPHEDKYNKPTIDGRNAAVIMKSGVYDSFTDTHTLMNQSFARENLTHSWYDEGTEDWHPSDRTTLPTMNNNKDFGGAYSWAPAVLHQDLGRLEAGPLARQLVAGGKHGESWQHYDPFILDVFKKMGGANVHVRQIARVHEIVKLYRQAERCLREFKLNDPWYIKPKEKDGKGWGATEAARGALCHWVEIEDSKIKNYQVIAPGTWNIGPRDGAGQRGPIEQALIGTPIEDANDPVEVGHVARSFDSCLVCTVHAHDAKTGEELARFRTA, encoded by the coding sequence ATGCCAATTCAAACCTTAGATATTTCACCCGTTGGTAGAGTTGAAGGCGATTTAGATGTGCGTGTCGAAATCGAAAATGGATATGTCACAAATGCCTGGACTCATGCCGAACTTTTTCGCGGTTTTGAAATCATTTTACGCGGTAAAGACCCCCAAGCAGGTTTAATTGTTACACCCCGAATTTGTGGAATTTGTGGTGGTTCTCATCTCAGTTCTGCATCTTGGGCATTAGATACTGCTTGGGGAACAGAAATTCCTAGAAATGCTATTTTGGCGAGAAATTTAGGTCAAATTGTCGAAACAATTCAAAGCATTCCCCGCTATTTTTATGGCTTGTTTGCTATTGATTTAACTAATAAAAATTATCGCCGTAGTCATTTTTATGATGAAGCCTGTCGGCGCTTTGCTGCTTTCACAGGTACATCCTATGAAATTGGTCTGACAATTTCCGCCAAACCTGTCGAAATTTACGCTTTATTAGGTGGTCAATGGCCGCATTCTAGTTACATGGTTCCTGGTGGTGTAATGTGCGCCCCCACCTTAACTGATATTACGCGCGCTTGGGCAATTCTGGAATATTTCCGCACCAATTGGTTAGAACCAGTTTGGTTAGGTTGTTCTTTAGAAAGATATGAAGAAATTCAATCTTATGAAGAATTCCAAAAATGGTTAAATGCTGATGTTAAACATCGGGAATCAGATTTAGGTTTATACTGGCGCATGGGTTTAGATATCGGTTTAGATCGATATGGTGCTGGTGTGGGTAAGTATGTAACTTGGGGATATATTCCCCATGAAGATAAATACAATAAACCCACCATTGATGGACGTAACGCTGCTGTAATTATGAAAAGTGGTGTTTACGATAGCTTCACTGATACCCATACCTTGATGAATCAATCATTTGCCCGTGAGAATTTAACCCATTCTTGGTATGATGAAGGTACAGAAGATTGGCATCCAAGTGATCGCACTACTTTACCTACTATGAATAATAATAAAGACTTTGGCGGTGCATATTCCTGGGCACCTGCAGTCCTTCACCAAGACTTAGGACGTTTAGAAGCCGGACCCCTAGCACGTCAGTTAGTTGCAGGTGGAAAACATGGTGAATCTTGGCAACATTACGACCCCTTCATTCTTGATGTCTTCAAAAAAATGGGCGGTGCAAATGTTCACGTTAGGCAAATAGCAAGAGTCCACGAAATTGTTAAGTTATATCGCCAAGCTGAACGCTGTTTACGGGAGTTTAAACTTAACGACCCTTGGTATATTAAACCTAAAGAAAAAGATGGTAAAGGTTGGGGTGCAACTGAAGCTGCAAGAGGGGCATTATGTCACTGGGTAGAGATTGAAGATAGCAAGATTAAAAATTACCAAGTTATTGCCCCGGGTACATGGAATATCGGACCCCGTGACGGTGCAGGACAACGAGGACCCATA
- a CDS encoding hydrogenase small subunit: MTNVLWLQGGACSGNTMSFLNGEEPTACDLIANFGIKVLWHPSLGVELGNNLQTLLWDCVLGKTPLDILVFEGSVVNAPNGTGEWNRFADRPMKDWLIDLSQAAKFIVAVGDCATWGGIPAMSPNPSDSKGLQFLKRKEGGFLGKDFVSKAGLPVINIPGCPTHPDWITQILVAIATGRTDDIVLDELHRPQTFFNTYTQTGCTRNIHFAYKATTAEFGQRKGCLFYDLGCRGPMTHSSCNRILWNRISSKTRAGMPCLGCTEPEFPFFDLKPGTVFKTQTVMGVPKEIPPGVNHRDYAVLTVVAKDAAPKWADEDFFTV, encoded by the coding sequence ATGACGAATGTACTCTGGCTTCAAGGTGGTGCTTGTTCCGGTAACACCATGTCTTTTCTTAATGGTGAAGAACCTACTGCTTGCGATTTAATCGCTAATTTTGGTATTAAAGTTCTTTGGCATCCTTCCTTGGGTGTGGAACTGGGTAACAACCTACAAACTCTTCTATGGGACTGTGTTTTAGGTAAGACTCCTTTGGATATTTTGGTATTTGAAGGTAGTGTAGTTAACGCCCCCAATGGTACAGGGGAATGGAATAGATTTGCTGACCGTCCTATGAAGGATTGGTTAATAGATTTATCCCAAGCTGCTAAATTTATTGTGGCGGTGGGAGACTGTGCAACTTGGGGAGGAATTCCCGCTATGTCACCTAACCCCAGCGACTCGAAAGGATTACAGTTTCTCAAACGGAAAGAAGGCGGTTTTTTAGGTAAAGATTTTGTTAGCAAAGCGGGTTTACCTGTAATTAATATTCCCGGTTGTCCCACACACCCTGATTGGATAACGCAGATATTAGTGGCGATCGCCACTGGACGCACAGATGATATAGTTCTCGATGAACTACACCGTCCCCAAACTTTTTTTAACACCTACACCCAAACCGGTTGTACCCGGAATATTCACTTTGCATACAAAGCTACAACAGCAGAGTTTGGACAACGCAAAGGCTGTCTATTCTACGACTTGGGTTGTCGTGGTCCCATGACTCATTCCTCCTGTAACCGCATTCTTTGGAATCGTATATCATCGAAAACCCGCGCCGGAATGCCTTGCTTAGGCTGCACAGAACCAGAATTTCCCTTTTTCGACCTCAAACCAGGAACAGTATTTAAAACTCAAACTGTGATGGGTGTTCCTAAAGAAATACCACCCGGTGTCAACCACAGAGATTATGCAGTCCTCACGGTTGTTGCCAAAGACGCAGCACCAAAATGGGCAGATGAAGACTTTTTTACTGTTTAG